Below is a genomic region from Chlamydiota bacterium.
TATTCCACAAAAAGGGGAGTGTATCAAACTGGTGCACCAAATAGAACAGGGTGTACTGGACCATCTTCCTGGAGAAAAAAGAGTCTATTTATCCTATGGGCAGTTGGAAAATGCGCTAAAAGAATTATTAAAAGATGCAAAAACCATTGCGATGGAAACGTCTGAAAAAAATCGACTTCCTTATGTGTCTAAAGTGGATGCGGGTACCATCGATTTGATCCGTTCATTTGATGTGGATGTGACAAGCTCGGCCTATTTGATCTTACCTTTTGAAACATTGAATGACAGGGCCTTTGAGTTGCACAAAGAAGCGATGCATCTTTTAGAACAGTGCGTACAAGGAGCGAAAAAGCTTATTAAAGCTGGTGGAATGGACGAATATGCTATCCAGCAATGGATTTTAAAAGAATTTGAAAAACATGATATGGTCACACATTTTCCCCCCATTGTGGCTGTTAATAGCAACGCAGCAGATCCGCACTATTTTCCTAACAAAGAAAAAACCACACCTATCCAGCCAAAAGATTTTGTATTGATTGATCTTTGGTGCAAGAAAAACCAAGGGGGAATTTACGCAGATATTACACAAGTTTTGGTTTTTGATTCTGCGCCTACTAAACGGATGCAAGAGATTTTTGCCATTGTTAAAGCAGCACAACAAGCAGCCATCGATTTAATTCAAAGCTATTTGGCAAAAGGAGCGACTATTAAAGGATATGAAGTGGATCAAGCTGCTAGAAAAGTGATTACAGATGCTGGATTTGGAAAATACTTTTTCCATAGACTCGGGCACAATATTGATGAAAATGACCATGGAAGTGGCACGCATTTGGATAGCTTGGAGACATTTGATGACCGTCCTTTAATAAAACGTACACTCTTTTCCATTGAACCTGGGATTTACATTCCTGGAGAAATAGGAGTTCGCTTGGAATGCAATGCCTGGATTGATGACGATAATCAACTGATCATTACAGGCGGATTGCAAGACGCTATTTTCACAATTTAAGCATAGCAAGCTGTTTGATTTTGAGCAAAACGGCAGCAAGACCATTTGCACGCGAAGGGCTAAGTAGCGTTTCTAAATGAAGTTTTTCAATGAAATTGGGTTTAGCTTGAACAATTTCTTGTGGGGTTAAGCCATTGAAAAGTAGAAGAAGAATATAAACAAGACCTTTGGAAATTAAAGCATCTGCTGTAGCTTCAAAGTAGCATTTTCCTTGTTTTTCTGTGCATGTTAAATAGACAGTGCTTTGACACCCTTTAACAAGATCTTCTTCCAAATAGGTCTTTGAAGAATGAAGTTTTTGACCCAAATCAATCAGTTTTTGATAAACCTCTTCTTTATTTTGGCATTTGGAAAAAAGGGAAAGGACATGTGTTTGATTTTGTTCGAATGACATTAGACATCTTTTTTTGGTTTAAAAAACTGTTGTTGTATCCAGCTTACCACTTGATTAAATTGCTCTGGATAATTGATCAATAATAGCATAATTTTCACTCCTTTATCGAAAAGACTTCCAAGGTATAAGGAGCTGCCTGCTTGTAGAAGAAATAAAAAGAAATCGTATTGTTGCGAGTCTTTTTCAGGTTTTAAAAATCCTATAAAATGTCCTGCTAAAAGTCCAACAGATAGAAATTTTTTTTCTGTAGGAAGGAAATAGATAGCAACGACAAGATGTACAGCAATGCAAATTTTCCCTAGGTTTTTCCTTATTTCTTCTAC
It encodes:
- the pepQ gene encoding Xaa-Pro dipeptidase, whose product is MEKKIQQAQALIQEAKFDGWLLYDWQAINPLALKFLEAKPGSRRFFYFIPQKGECIKLVHQIEQGVLDHLPGEKRVYLSYGQLENALKELLKDAKTIAMETSEKNRLPYVSKVDAGTIDLIRSFDVDVTSSAYLILPFETLNDRAFELHKEAMHLLEQCVQGAKKLIKAGGMDEYAIQQWILKEFEKHDMVTHFPPIVAVNSNAADPHYFPNKEKTTPIQPKDFVLIDLWCKKNQGGIYADITQVLVFDSAPTKRMQEIFAIVKAAQQAAIDLIQSYLAKGATIKGYEVDQAARKVITDAGFGKYFFHRLGHNIDENDHGSGTHLDSLETFDDRPLIKRTLFSIEPGIYIPGEIGVRLECNAWIDDDNQLIITGGLQDAIFTI
- the sufE gene encoding Cysteine desulfuration protein SufE, translated to MSFEQNQTHVLSLFSKCQNKEEVYQKLIDLGQKLHSSKTYLEEDLVKGCQSTVYLTCTEKQGKCYFEATADALISKGLVYILLLLFNGLTPQEIVQAKPNFIEKLHLETLLSPSRANGLAAVLLKIKQLAMLKL